The following are from one region of the Candidatus Edwardsbacteria bacterium genome:
- a CDS encoding sigma 54-interacting transcriptional regulator, with protein MKQSPDSNNDFEFLYSLSKALSSTLDQTQLLDMIIEAAKTLTMAEASSLLLLDENTQRLHFAHATGQVSEELKKLSLPIGQGIAGWVAREKKPQIVNQADKDNRWYKGIDEKTKFITRSLLCVPLVLDDKTVGVIEVLNKLESQSFDERDQELLLKVAEMAARVLENADKYHKLQTENLQLRDDIASRYTIIGESPSIREVLGLAQKVALSNTTVLLQGENGTGKELLARYIHNQSPRRDKAFIAVNCAAIPLELLESELFGHEKGSFTGAINLRRGRFELAHQGTIFLDEVGDLPLAVQAKILRVLQEREFERLGGSETIKVDVRIVGATNHDLIQLVRENQFREDLYYRLNVFQIFLPPLRQRREDIPVLAEHFLKYFCRETKKNIMGFSAAVINSMLEYSWPGNIRELQNVIERAVVISSGKVINNIMLQDISVGGKKEMTLPSNIPWDEAQKIFKKEYLIKILNANNWNQRKAASAIKIQPTYLSRLIKELNITKP; from the coding sequence ATGAAACAGAGTCCTGATTCAAACAACGATTTTGAATTTCTATACTCGCTAAGCAAGGCCTTGTCATCAACCCTGGACCAGACCCAGCTGCTGGATATGATCATTGAGGCAGCCAAGACCCTGACCATGGCTGAAGCCAGCTCTTTGCTGCTACTGGATGAGAATACCCAAAGGCTTCATTTCGCCCATGCCACCGGACAGGTTTCCGAGGAATTAAAGAAGCTTTCGCTTCCTATTGGCCAGGGCATAGCCGGCTGGGTGGCCCGGGAGAAGAAACCGCAGATAGTCAATCAGGCGGATAAGGACAACCGCTGGTACAAGGGTATTGACGAAAAGACCAAATTCATCACCCGTTCGCTGTTGTGCGTCCCTCTGGTGCTGGACGACAAGACGGTCGGGGTCATCGAGGTCTTGAACAAGCTGGAGAGCCAGTCGTTTGACGAACGGGACCAGGAGCTGCTCCTGAAAGTGGCCGAAATGGCGGCCCGGGTCCTGGAGAATGCCGACAAATACCACAAACTGCAGACCGAGAACCTTCAGCTAAGGGATGACATCGCCAGTCGCTACACCATTATCGGAGAAAGCCCTTCCATCCGGGAGGTTTTAGGGCTGGCTCAGAAGGTGGCCTTGAGCAATACCACGGTTTTGCTGCAGGGGGAGAACGGCACTGGAAAAGAGCTTCTGGCCAGGTATATCCACAACCAAAGCCCCAGGCGCGACAAAGCGTTCATCGCCGTAAACTGTGCCGCCATACCCCTGGAACTGCTGGAGTCAGAGCTGTTCGGGCACGAAAAAGGCTCCTTCACCGGCGCCATCAACTTAAGGCGGGGCCGGTTTGAGCTGGCACACCAGGGGACCATCTTTTTGGATGAGGTGGGCGACCTTCCTTTGGCGGTCCAGGCCAAGATCCTGAGGGTGTTGCAGGAGCGCGAATTTGAACGGCTGGGCGGCAGTGAAACCATAAAGGTCGATGTCCGGATAGTCGGTGCCACCAACCATGATCTGATACAATTGGTCAGAGAGAATCAGTTCCGGGAGGATCTGTATTACCGCCTGAATGTTTTTCAGATATTTTTACCGCCGCTGAGACAGCGGCGGGAGGACATACCGGTTCTGGCGGAGCATTTTTTGAAATACTTCTGCCGGGAGACCAAAAAGAATATCATGGGATTTTCGGCCGCGGTGATCAATTCCATGCTGGAATACAGCTGGCCGGGAAATATCCGGGAATTGCAGAATGTCATCGAACGGGCAGTGGTGATATCTTCGGGCAAAGTGATCAATAATATCATGCTGCAGGATATCAGCGTTGGCGGCAAAAAGGAAATGACGCTGCCTTCTAATATTCCCTGGGACGAGGCGCAGAAAATTTTCAAAAAAGAATACCTGATAAAAATCTTGAATGCAAACAACTGGAATCAACGTAAAGCCGCTTCCGCCATAAAAATACAACCCACTTATTTGTCCCGGCTTATAAAAGAACTAAATATAACCAAGCCATAG